One genomic segment of Arachis duranensis cultivar V14167 chromosome 4, aradu.V14167.gnm2.J7QH, whole genome shotgun sequence includes these proteins:
- the LOC107483500 gene encoding uncharacterized protein LOC107483500 isoform X1 — MCCGCRFLSNPLTQTPLSSKVLVTLLSFIFFSFSFLLLPCSYHKQQLFFASLLERVKGDMADCNREDYFAAAEVESPTGGKKYGGLVPKKKPLISRDHERAFFDSADWALCKQGAGANNQQNTAAVETLRPKLQVNFLF; from the exons ATGTGTTGTGGATGCAGATTCTTATCTAACCCTCTCACTCAAACTCCTCTATCTTCTAAAGTTTTAGTTACCttattgtcttttatttttttttctttttcttttctccttcttccttGCTCTTATCACAAG CAACAATTATTCTTTGCTTCATTGTTAGAGCGA GTAAAAGGAGATATGGCAGATTGCAATAGAGAAGACTATTTTGCTGCGGCAGAAGTTGAG TCACCTACCGGAGGAAAGAAGTATGGTGGGCTTGTTCCAAAGAAGAAGCCTTTGATATCCAGA GATCATGAAAGGGCATTCTTTGATTCAGCAGACTGGGCATTATGCAAG CAAGGAGCTGGAGCCaataatcaacaaaatacaGCAGCCGTAGAAACCCTTCGACCAAAACTACAGGTAAactttttgttttag
- the LOC107483500 gene encoding uncharacterized protein LOC107483500 isoform X2 codes for MCCGCRFLSNPLTQTPLSSKVLVTLLSFIFFSFSFLLLPCSYHKVKGDMADCNREDYFAAAEVESPTGGKKYGGLVPKKKPLISRDHERAFFDSADWALCKQGAGANNQQNTAAVETLRPKLQVNFLF; via the exons ATGTGTTGTGGATGCAGATTCTTATCTAACCCTCTCACTCAAACTCCTCTATCTTCTAAAGTTTTAGTTACCttattgtcttttatttttttttctttttcttttctccttcttccttGCTCTTATCACAAG GTAAAAGGAGATATGGCAGATTGCAATAGAGAAGACTATTTTGCTGCGGCAGAAGTTGAG TCACCTACCGGAGGAAAGAAGTATGGTGGGCTTGTTCCAAAGAAGAAGCCTTTGATATCCAGA GATCATGAAAGGGCATTCTTTGATTCAGCAGACTGGGCATTATGCAAG CAAGGAGCTGGAGCCaataatcaacaaaatacaGCAGCCGTAGAAACCCTTCGACCAAAACTACAGGTAAactttttgttttag